CTGTATTGGCTCAGGGCCTCATCTTTGGCGATCGTAGCCAAAATCTGCCCCGTGTAGCTAGGCGGGTGTATGCCGCCACAGATCAATAAAACAATTTGCCGCAGTGCCACCGTTTACCACATTCTTTGTTGATTGGGTTGAGATTTGCTCAATAGACACGCATTGTAATAGCTAAGAGAATAACACTCCTGCTAGAAACAACAACGATTGAGAAACGAGTCAGTTTACGTAGTTTTTATAATCGTTCGAAAGAGAAAAATGATTTTTTCCTAAAACTTAGGTAAGGGGATCGCCATCGGCGCACATATATAGGGAATATCTAAGGTCAGTTGGGAGGTGCTTCACTGCAAAGCTTTAGAACATTTCTATTGACCGGCTCTAGCCGTCGCTTCAAATCAATCCCTAAGCTGAGTTGGTCTATTCGGTGAACCAGTTTTTCAACTCTTTAACATTGCTCACAGGCTTTTCTTAGCTTGTTTAGACTGAGCCCCAGTCCGTGAGTGAAGTATCTACTCCTGATCTTGCCGCTTAATACTCCTGGAGTTTAATTCAAATGGCTCAAACCATTGTCAACCTAACTTTACCGATCGTAACAGATAAGATTGACGCTATTTTGGCAGCCTATCCGCTCTACGAATATCGCCAGGTTTTTGCGGTTCCTGAACTGCGGCAAAAACTGACCGCCTACGTTCTAGCTCGGCTGCCTGTTGTCTACGTCACGATGGATAGCAGAACTGCCTGCGATATGGCACCGACAGGGCACTGCTACTCTTCTGAACAGCACAATCAGATCAATCAGCTGATTCATCAAGGAATTGAGGCTTTGCTGGGTCGGCCTGAGATTGAGCAGCGTCGCCCCAGCGCTGAGCGGGTTGAGGCTGAGCCAATTCCATCAAGCTGGTTCGGATAGATTGGCCGGGTTTCCGTTCGGTTCTACCCATAGCTCAATCATGATTAAGGGCGTAGTCTCGTAATAGACGGTGGGTTGTCTGAGTGGGCAACCTGCTGACTGTGGCTTAAGTGCCGTAGTTGGCCGATCGCAGAGACAGGTGACGCCTTGGTGCAGCAGTTTCTACCCCTTAGTCCATTGCTCAGTGAGCAGCAGGTTCCCTCTGGCCCTCGGCCAGAGGCGGCCCATTGGCAGCCTGGAGCTGGTGCTAGCGCACCCCAGGCCCATATTCAGGCTGAGCAGGAGTGGCTAAGTGGCCTTACAGCCCTGATCCGACTGCTACTCGAGTTTCCTCCCAACTCTGCTGAGCCAGAGGTGGGGGGGCTGATGCCGCTGATGGGAGGTGTGCTGTCGGGGCCATTCCCGGTGCTGCCCGATCGCCTCAATGGGCAGCGGTTGAATCACTGGCTTTTGGTACCCGAACAACTGGAGCAAATTCTGGCCGTAACCCGCCCGCTGCTGCCAGGCCAAGGCAAGGGAGTGACAGCCGCTCCCGCCTGTGATCTACAGATGGTGCCCCTAACCAGCAGTGATCCGCTGGTGGGAGAACGGTTTTGTCTGCTGCTGACCCAGCACCTCAGCCTGCTGCTGGTGTTGGGCTACGATGCCCACGGCCTGCCCCAGTTTCAGTTTTCCTTTGCTCCTGAGGTGGTGGAGCAGGGCTGGCAACGCTTGCGCGATCGCGTTGTGGCCACCCGTCCCCCTCTGGTGCAGGCCCTCGATTGCCTGATCGAACAGTTCCCTCCCGTCGAGCCCGACTATCGTTTGGTGACTCGCTACAGCCATTTGCTGATGGCACAACTGCGCCATCTGCCCTATGGGGCAGCAGAGAGTGAGGTCCATGGATCGGCTGTGACTATGCCGGCCTTGGCGCTGCCTGCTCGTCCTACCGTGGCAGCCTTTCAGACTGACTCGCCCTCTCATTTTGAACCTGTACTCGGCAGTGCTGCTGAGGCAAACCCTGAGCCCGCTGCGGAGAATAGCCCCGACACCGAGCTGCTCAAGGCAATGGCCCACGAGATTCGTACGCCTTTGACAACTATTCGCACGCTAACGCGATCGCTGCTCAAGCGCAAAGATATCAGCGATGAAGTGGGTAAGCGTCTGCGGCTGATCGATCGCGAATGCACCCAGCAAATCGATCGCTTTAGCCTGATTTTTCGGGCCGTAGAGCTAGAGACTGACCGGACGGCCAGGCCGCGATCGCCCCTGTCGGCAATTTCCCTCAACCAGTTGTTTGACGATGCCATTCCTCGCTGGCAGCAGCAGGCCAGTCGCCGCAACCTCAGCCTGACGGTGAATGTACCCCCCTGTCTGCCCATGGTAAATAGCGATCCAGCCATGTTGACCCAGGTGCTGACTGGGCTGATCGATCGCTTTACCCACAGCTTGCCCCCTTACAGCCACATTGAGCTGGCGGTCACCCTGGCTGGGCACCAGCTCAAGCTACAGTTTCAGTCGCTGCCTCCCACAGGCAGTGATGACCAGCCCAAGCATGATCCCTTCTCATCGCCATTTAAGGCCCTGGGGCAGCTGCTGATGTTTCAGCCTGAAACCGGCGGCCTCAGCCTTAACCTCAACGCTACCAAGAATTTGTTTCAAGCTTTGGGCGGCAAACTCATCGTGCGGCAGCGTCCTCAGGCTGGCGAAGTGCTGACGGTATTCTTGCCCTTGGAGACTAAAACACTGTAGGCCGCTGTGGATTTTGGACTTGATAGGGATCTTCTGTGGAGGGTCCCTTTTTTCATGTTTAAGTAATTACCCCGAGAAAATAAACCAATTTTCCAAGCAGGTGGTGAAAACCTAGGGGTTTTTGGCTCAAGACCTAAATTTTGGGCTTTATCACTGCTATTCGTTTGGCTCTTCTGGGCAATCTCCAGGCAGAGCTTTTGTGCCAGGGCCTGCGATCGATGAATAAGCGTGGCATTAGCTGAGCCCTTCGGTCGGTGTCTGGGGCTAGTACCCGCCCTCCTGAACTCTGTGCTCGTAGCAGACGCGCATGTTTCCCTTCTAAGTGAGGGCATTCCTTGGTGATAGCGGTGGGGTAAGACTTAGCCAACTAGCTAGTTGCTTTTAGCTAGGGGACGGAGCTCTCAAAGGTCGCTGGATTCTGTTGCTGACTTCAGATTCATCTAAGGAACTCCATGACTGCGCCGCTACTCTCCCAGAATCAACAAGTCGCTGTTCCAGGGATCTTAGGCGGCCTTGGCCCCATGGCCCATGTGCAGTTTGAGCAGCGGCTAATTCAGCGAAATGTGAGCCGGGGTGCCACTGGAGATCAAGACCATCCCGTGTGGATATTGGTCAATGGCACCACGATTCCTAACCGCACGGCAAGCTTGCAGGGCGTTGGGCCAGACTGCGTGCCGGAGCTGGTGCGCTATGCCCAACTGCTAGAGCGAGGCGGGGCTAACTTTTTAATCGTCACCTGTAATACGGCCCATGGTGTCTACGACCAGGTACAGGCCCAGATCGACATTCCCTGGATTCACCTAATGGCCTGCACCACAAGTTACATTCGCCAGGCGTATCCCAAAATGCAGCGGATTGGAGTGCTGGCTACTGACGGCACGGTTCAGTGTGGTTTATACGACCGCAGCTTGAGTCAGGTGGGGCTCACCCCTATGGGCTTTGAGCAGCAGTCTCCTTGGCAAGATTTAGTGATGCAGTCGATCTACCACCCCAAATGGGGAATAAAGACCACAGGGACTCAGGTATCTACCAAAGCATTGACCGTATTAGAGCAGGCGACGAGCTGGCTTAAAACCCAAGGGGCCGAGGTAGTAATAGCGGGTTGTACAGAATTGTCTGTGGCTTTCGCCCAAATGCCATCGCTGCCATTGCCCTGGGTGGATCCTTTAGAGGTGGTGGCCGATATCACGCTGGATCTGGCTTGGGGCGTTCGGTCTCTGCCGCTCTGGCAAGCTGCCTAGGAGAATGCATGGTGCAGAAATCGATGGCAATCACTGATCCTTATTCTCCGAAGGCATTGCTCAGGTTGAGGAGAGCGAGAACCAGCGAGTGGC
The DNA window shown above is from Leptolyngbya subtilissima AS-A7 and carries:
- a CDS encoding sensor histidine kinase, coding for MQQFLPLSPLLSEQQVPSGPRPEAAHWQPGAGASAPQAHIQAEQEWLSGLTALIRLLLEFPPNSAEPEVGGLMPLMGGVLSGPFPVLPDRLNGQRLNHWLLVPEQLEQILAVTRPLLPGQGKGVTAAPACDLQMVPLTSSDPLVGERFCLLLTQHLSLLLVLGYDAHGLPQFQFSFAPEVVEQGWQRLRDRVVATRPPLVQALDCLIEQFPPVEPDYRLVTRYSHLLMAQLRHLPYGAAESEVHGSAVTMPALALPARPTVAAFQTDSPSHFEPVLGSAAEANPEPAAENSPDTELLKAMAHEIRTPLTTIRTLTRSLLKRKDISDEVGKRLRLIDRECTQQIDRFSLIFRAVELETDRTARPRSPLSAISLNQLFDDAIPRWQQQASRRNLSLTVNVPPCLPMVNSDPAMLTQVLTGLIDRFTHSLPPYSHIELAVTLAGHQLKLQFQSLPPTGSDDQPKHDPFSSPFKALGQLLMFQPETGGLSLNLNATKNLFQALGGKLIVRQRPQAGEVLTVFLPLETKTL
- a CDS encoding aspartate/glutamate racemase family protein, with protein sequence MTAPLLSQNQQVAVPGILGGLGPMAHVQFEQRLIQRNVSRGATGDQDHPVWILVNGTTIPNRTASLQGVGPDCVPELVRYAQLLERGGANFLIVTCNTAHGVYDQVQAQIDIPWIHLMACTTSYIRQAYPKMQRIGVLATDGTVQCGLYDRSLSQVGLTPMGFEQQSPWQDLVMQSIYHPKWGIKTTGTQVSTKALTVLEQATSWLKTQGAEVVIAGCTELSVAFAQMPSLPLPWVDPLEVVADITLDLAWGVRSLPLWQAA